Proteins encoded within one genomic window of Hevea brasiliensis isolate MT/VB/25A 57/8 chromosome 8, ASM3005281v1, whole genome shotgun sequence:
- the LOC110642168 gene encoding uncharacterized protein LOC110642168 encodes MALEALEELPRSYPHPPPSPPSTAPLATPAWKYEVFLSFSGKDTRDKFTDHLLAGLLGRQIKAYRDDKNLQRGSLITKSLLRAIEKSRISIIVFSKNYAASKWCLDELVKIVKCNQLFGSIILPVFYDVSPDHVAKQTGPYRKIFREYEDKYKNNKQRVEKWKAALKTVAEISGWDMPNYRSEAKLIRIIANKVLRKLNKASPSVDKQLVQLNSKVKELNLQLCEEWEKGNIKFCGLKWSRRIWPDSAMETNLKKKRLQNKQVDVIVNEVEKLEQLVYFAREQDWFGPGSRVIISFGDPIENNMKVLHINFQGPTNRDKKIFLDIVCFFEGMNNIENAMRTWNKLLLGSGLLVNVGMKVHIDEFTISDDDNLLLHEHRTLNILEIDYEVSPEKTKPSKAANKMDGTTPKEDFPQQEIEKVPPSLMEKQEELKPNGFFKIPKVELFHEEDVHNEATMAKPAVAEMELPAHAEEDKEEATPLSNGPKAPTVPSGNEISGYRPSPESLQQQKQTLGEYLNMSLEAIHKAEAFNDIEKIVSTLTHHSANLYEKASLVKLMHRLAEFKGSVPGSMAIAKSTQAQRTSLFKKSRKLNNSLAQQQEKLRSTEAELSKISKEEEELEIKIQNLISRKEKLLEHKKFTALQLENINKMESNNLAEQKVLEGEIKQANENWYKAKEKLALANAIWKLFNECIEL; translated from the exons ATGGCATTGGAGGCCTTGGAAGAACTCCCTCGTTCTTACCCTCATCCTCCTCCTTCTCCTCCTTCTACTGCTCCTCTTGCAACACCTGCATGGAAGTACGAAGTCTTTCTCAGCTTTAGTGGCAAAGACACCCGCGATAAATTCACAGACCATCTTCTTGCTGGTCTATTAGGGAGACAGATCAAGGCATACAGGGATGACAAAAACCTGCAACGAGGAAGTCTCATTACAAAATCACTTCTACGAGCAATCGAAAAATCCAGGATTTCTATCATTGTCTTCTCCAAGAATTATGCTGCTTCAAAATGGTGCTTGGATGAGCTTGTAAAGATTGTTAAATGTAACCAGCTCTTTGGGAGCATTATTCTCCCTGTTTTCTACGATGTAAGCCCTGACCATGTTGCTAAGCAAACAGGTCCTTACAGGAAAATCTTTCGCGAGTATGAAGACAAGTACAAGAACAATAAGCAGAGGGTTGAAAAGTGGAAGGCTGCTCTTAAAACAGTAGCAGAAATAAGCGGATGGGACATGCCAAATTACAG ATCTGAAGCAAAGTTAATTAGAATAATTGCAAATAAGGTATTGCGTAAACTGAATAAGGCATCCCCAAGTGTTGACAAGCAGCTAGTCCAATTGAATTCTAAAGTGAAGGAACTGAATCTTCAGTTATGTGAAGAGTGGGAGAAAGGCAATATAAAATTTTGTGGGTTGAAATGGAGTAGAAGGATATGGCCGGATAGTGCTATGGAAACCAATCTGAAAAAGAAAAGGTTGCAAAACAAACAAGTAGATGTAATTGTTAATGAAGTGGAGAAACTAGAACAACTAGTATATTTTGCTAGAGAGCAAGACTGGTTTGGCCCTGGAAGTAGAGTCATCATATCATTTGGCGATCCGATTGAAAATAACATGAAAGTACTTCATATAAATTTTCAGGGTCCGACCAACAGAGATAAGAAAATATTCCTAGATATTGTATGTTTTTTCGAGGGGATGAACAATATTGAAAATGCAATGAGAACTTGGAATAAATTACTATTGGGTAGTGGTCTCCTAGTAAACGTCGGGATGAAGGTTCACATCGATGAATTTACAATTTCTGATGATGACAATCTATTGCTACATGAGCATAGAACACTCAACATTTTG GAAATAGATTATGAAGTGTCCCCTGAAAAGACCAAGCCCAGCAAAGCCGCAAACAAGATGGATGGTACTACACCGAAAGAAGATTTTCCCCAACAGGAAATAGAGAAG GTTCCTCCATCTCTCATGGAAAAGCAAGAAGAATTAAAGCCAAACGGGTTTTTTAAGATTCCAAAAGTTGAACTTTTTCATGAAGAAGATGTTCACAATGAAGCAACAATGGCGAAACCAGCTGTTGCTGAAATGGAGCTTCCTGCACACGCTGAAGAAGATAAAGAAGAAGCCACACCTCTGTCCAATGGCCCAAAAGCCCCAACG GTACCGTCTGGAAATGAAATTTCAGGATACAGACCTAGCCCTGAATCTTTGCAGCAGCAGAAACAAACATTAGGAGAATACTTAAATATGTCATTAGAAGCTATCCATAAAGCTGAAGCGTTTAACGACATTGAAAAAATTGTCAGCACCTTGACTCATCATTCTGCTAATTTATACGAGAAAGCAAGCCTGGTAAAGCTTATGCATCGTTTAGCAGAATTCAAAGGGAGTGTTCCTGGCTCTATGGCCATTGCAAAGAGTACCCAAGCTCAAAGAACATCTCTTTTCAAGAAGTCTAGAAAGCTGAACAACAGTCTAGCTCAACAACAAGAAAAGCTCCGTTCTACAGAGGCTGAGCTTTCCAAGATAtctaaagaagaggaagaactagAGATCAAAATTCAGAACTTGATTTCCAGGAAAGAAAAGCTGCTAGAGCATAAGAAGTTCACTGCACTTCAATTGGAAAACATCAATAAAATGGAATCCAATAATCTAGCAGAACAGAAGGTGCTGGAGGGGGAAATCAAGCAAGCAAATGAAAACTGGTATAAGGCAAAAGAAAAGCTAGCGTTGGCCAATGCAATCTGGAAATTGTTCAACGAATGCATCGAGTTATAA